The proteins below are encoded in one region of Rhododendron vialii isolate Sample 1 chromosome 7a, ASM3025357v1:
- the LOC131331934 gene encoding protein DMR6-LIKE OXYGENASE 2-like, protein MSRMNLLLTDLVFGVNHVPSNYIRPISDRPNLTEVEKSEGSNLIPVIDLQGLHGPDHSHVIAKIGLACQHHGFFQVKNHGVPETMIENVQRIAREFFRLPESERLKNYSDDPSKTTRLSTSFNVKTEKVSNWRDFLRLHCYPLQDYVHDWPTNPPSFREEVAEYCTSVRGLTLRLLGAISESLGLDRDYVSGQLGSHGQHMAMNYYPPCPEPELTFGLPGHTDPNLITILLQDDVPGLQVLHKGKWAAVNPIPNTFIINIGDQMQVISNDRYKSVLHRAVVNSDRERISIPTFYCPSLDAVIGPALELVDNEDRRPAVYKKFTYQEYYEKFWNRGLVTECLLDMFKV, encoded by the exons ATGTCCAGAATGAATCTACTCCTGACCGATCTCGTATTTGGCGTGAACCACGTCCCCTCAAATTACATCCGGCCAATTTCCGACCGGCCAAATCTAACTGAGGTCGAGAAATCGGAGGGTTCCAACCTCATTCCAGTTATTGATCTTCAGGGCCTCCACGGCCCTGACCACTCGCATGTCATCGCAAAGATAGGTCTCGCGTGCCAACACCACGGTTTCTTTcag GTTAAAAACCATGGGGTACCGGAGACGATGATCGAGAACGTACAGAGGATAGCTAGGGAGTTTTTCCGGTTGCCGGAAAGCGAGAGGTTGAAAAACTATTCAGATGACCCTTCTAAGACCACAAGGCTGTCCACTAGCTTCAACGTTAAGACGGAGAAGGTTTCCAACTGGAGAGATTTCTTGAGGCTCCATTGTTACCCACTTCAAGACTACGTGCACGACTGGCCCACAAACCCTCCGTCTTTCAG GGAGGAGGTAGCGGAGTACTGCACGAGCGTAAGAGGGCTAACTCTGAGGCTGCTTGGAGCCATATCAGAGAGCTTAGGCCTTGACAGAGACTACGTCAGTGGACAACTTGGCAGCCATGGCCAACACATGGCTATGAACTATTACCCGCCGTGTCCTGAACCGGAGTTGACTTTCGGGTTACCGGGTCACACTGACCCGAACCTGATCACAATTCTTCTTCAAGATGATGTGCCCGGGTTGCAGGTCTTGCATAAGGGAAAATGGGCAGCTGTCAATCCCATACCTAATACCTTCATCATCAATATTGGAGATCAAATGCAG GTTATTAGCAACGATCGCTACAAGAGTGTGCTGCATCGAGCCGTCGTGAACAGCGACAGAGAACGGATTTCGATCCCGACATTTTACTGCCCCTCTCTCGACGCGGTGATAGGTCCTGCGCTGGAGTTGGTCGACAACGAGGACCGACGACCAGCAGTGTACAAGAAATTCACGTACCAGGAGTActatgaaaagttttggaacAGAGGGCTTGTTACGGAGTGTTTGTTGGACATGTTCAAAGTCTAg